One part of the Lepeophtheirus salmonis chromosome 14, UVic_Lsal_1.4, whole genome shotgun sequence genome encodes these proteins:
- the LOC121128843 gene encoding uncharacterized protein translates to MKTLLLVVFLTFVVYIKENEGIFFGHFSCSGNARVQRTCISNPGRLVNFRKCFLFFGCNNQVCLCPGLPPPPATIPTTIATTTKKKPDGGGGGDGGDGGGGGGDGGDGGGGGGDGGDGGGGGGDGGGGDGGGGGDGGGGDGGGG, encoded by the exons ATGAAAACACTGTTATTAGTTGTGTTTTTGACATTTGTAGTCTACATTAAG GAAAATGAGGGAATCTTTTTCGGACATTTTAGTTGCTCT GGAAATGCTCGTGTTCAAAGAACCTGTATTTCTAATCCAGGTAGACTAGTCAACTTTAGGAAATGCTTCTTGTTTTTTGGATGTAATAACCAGGTGTGTTTATGTCCTGGACTACCACCACCCCCAGCTACAATCCCAACGACCATCGCAACGAcgactaaaaaaaaaccagatgGAGGAGGAGGAGGCGATGGTGGAGATGGCGGTGGCGGTGGTGGGGATGGTGGAGATGGCGGTGGCGGTGGTGGGGATGGTGGAGATGGCGGTGGCGGTGGTGGAGATGGCGGTGGTGGAGATGGCGGCGGCGGTGGAGATGGCGGTGGCGGAGATGGTGGCGGTGGTTAA